One Campylobacter concisus DNA segment encodes these proteins:
- a CDS encoding formate dehydrogenase subunit alpha has product MSQGSHCSKGIDQIDLTHSKQRIKYPMKKVDGKWQRISWDQAVNEIGDKMLHIRKEDGPDSVIFLGSAKFNNEQAYYFRKFAAFWGTNSNDHVARIUHSATVAGVANTWGYGAMTNHFGDMAANSKCIFIIGANPAVANPVGGMKHTLQAKDRNNAKVIVADPNFTKSAAHADLYLRQRSGTDIALVYGLIHIILKNGWEDKEFIKNRTYGIDEIAKEAEHWTPEVTSDVTGVPVDKLIEAANILAHTKPGTVVWALGITQHSVGSSNTRILPILQLILGNMGKPGGGCNIIRGHDNVQGSTDMCNLSDSLPMYYGLTDAAWKYYCQGWGVDYDEFVKRFAVSTKEPKQGGTPVKNTVFEEYYYHDPKNPEDRNWRNEKGWSLSKWWQGVLKEENTFSSGALRVLWVQGTGLTSMAHLAKIQEAASKLDMIVVAEPFVNEISILSDRKDGVYILPVATAFENEGHLNATNRSGQWRTKVVDPLYESKGDHEVMFAFAKKFGFYDEYVKGMKMAVVDRELKQVKDDFVWPDDATNEIARVGNSIGYGGRTAEMFRRHQANWDKFDPDTLIGLGGEVRGEYYGKPWPAWDEKHPGTPILYDMSKPYAEGGSGFRNRFGLEHNGVSQLASEEATLVGSAIKGGYPQITRDNIEKVLGITLTEEEKAKIGPSWSMDYSGIILEKCREKGVVPYGNARARAIVWEFLDPIPKHREPIHSPRWDLVQKYPTFDDQARNFRVSTKFKSEQQAKDWSKEFPIVFSTQRVVNLSGAGMIERTSKYLSAITPEMFANVHPELALKHGIKDRDMMWIHSPQGTKIKVRCYHSYMVTPDRICMPYNFAGVMQGVDLSARYPEGTKPYVIGESFNTVTNYGFDPVTQISEFNAGLCRIEKAEENTFKTSFYHEYGERDALGKE; this is encoded by the coding sequence ATATCTCAAGGCTCACACTGCTCAAAAGGTATCGATCAGATCGACCTTACACACAGCAAGCAACGCATCAAATATCCTATGAAAAAGGTTGATGGCAAATGGCAGAGAATTTCATGGGATCAAGCTGTAAATGAGATCGGCGATAAGATGCTTCATATCCGCAAAGAAGATGGTCCTGATAGCGTTATATTCTTAGGATCTGCGAAATTTAACAACGAGCAAGCATATTACTTTAGAAAATTTGCTGCGTTTTGGGGCACAAACAGTAACGACCACGTAGCAAGAATTTGACATAGCGCAACAGTCGCCGGTGTGGCGAATACTTGGGGTTATGGCGCGATGACAAACCACTTTGGAGATATGGCTGCAAATTCAAAATGTATATTTATAATAGGTGCAAACCCAGCTGTGGCAAATCCAGTTGGCGGTATGAAGCACACTTTGCAAGCAAAAGATAGAAACAACGCAAAGGTGATCGTAGCTGATCCAAATTTTACAAAATCAGCCGCTCATGCTGATCTATACCTAAGACAAAGATCGGGCACCGATATAGCACTTGTTTATGGACTTATCCACATCATCTTAAAAAATGGCTGGGAAGATAAAGAATTTATAAAAAATAGAACTTACGGCATCGACGAGATAGCAAAAGAGGCTGAGCACTGGACACCAGAGGTCACATCTGACGTTACAGGCGTGCCAGTTGATAAGCTGATAGAGGCTGCAAATATCCTAGCTCACACAAAACCAGGCACAGTGGTCTGGGCTCTTGGCATCACACAGCACTCAGTTGGTAGCTCAAATACTAGAATTTTACCTATACTTCAACTAATCTTAGGCAACATGGGCAAACCAGGCGGCGGCTGTAACATCATCCGTGGTCACGACAACGTTCAAGGCTCAACCGATATGTGTAACCTCTCAGACAGCTTGCCGATGTATTACGGACTAACTGACGCGGCTTGGAAGTATTACTGCCAAGGCTGGGGCGTTGATTATGACGAGTTTGTAAAACGCTTTGCAGTCTCAACCAAAGAGCCAAAACAAGGCGGCACGCCAGTTAAAAACACTGTTTTTGAAGAGTATTACTACCACGATCCTAAAAACCCAGAGGATAGAAACTGGAGAAATGAAAAAGGCTGGTCACTTTCAAAATGGTGGCAAGGCGTCTTAAAAGAGGAAAATACCTTTAGCAGTGGCGCGTTAAGAGTTCTTTGGGTTCAAGGAACTGGCCTTACATCTATGGCGCACCTAGCTAAAATTCAAGAAGCGGCTTCAAAACTAGATATGATCGTAGTTGCTGAGCCATTTGTAAATGAAATTTCTATCCTTTCAGATAGAAAAGATGGCGTTTATATCTTGCCAGTGGCAACTGCCTTTGAAAACGAAGGTCACCTAAACGCTACAAACCGCTCAGGTCAGTGGAGGACAAAGGTTGTTGATCCACTTTATGAGAGCAAGGGCGATCACGAAGTAATGTTTGCATTTGCTAAGAAATTTGGCTTTTACGATGAATATGTAAAAGGCATGAAGATGGCTGTTGTAGATAGAGAGCTAAAACAAGTTAAAGATGACTTTGTATGGCCAGATGATGCGACAAATGAGATAGCAAGGGTTGGAAATTCTATCGGTTATGGCGGCAGAACTGCTGAGATGTTTAGACGTCACCAAGCAAACTGGGATAAATTTGACCCAGATACGCTAATAGGTCTTGGTGGCGAAGTAAGAGGTGAGTACTACGGCAAGCCATGGCCAGCATGGGATGAAAAACACCCTGGCACACCGATACTTTACGATATGAGCAAGCCTTACGCAGAGGGTGGCTCTGGCTTTAGAAACCGCTTTGGCTTAGAGCATAACGGCGTTAGTCAGCTAGCTAGCGAAGAGGCAACATTAGTTGGCTCAGCCATAAAAGGTGGCTACCCGCAAATCACAAGAGATAACATCGAAAAAGTCCTAGGCATCACTCTAACAGAAGAAGAAAAAGCTAAGATAGGACCTAGCTGGAGCATGGACTACAGCGGTATCATCTTAGAAAAATGCCGTGAAAAAGGGGTCGTGCCATATGGTAACGCAAGAGCTAGAGCTATCGTTTGGGAGTTTCTTGATCCTATCCCAAAACATAGAGAGCCTATCCACTCACCACGCTGGGATCTTGTCCAAAAGTATCCGACATTTGATGATCAAGCTAGAAATTTCCGTGTTTCTACTAAATTTAAGTCAGAGCAACAAGCAAAAGACTGGTCAAAAGAATTCCCTATCGTATTTAGCACGCAACGCGTCGTAAATTTAAGTGGTGCAGGAATGATCGAAAGAACAAGTAAATATCTCTCAGCCATCACACCTGAGATGTTTGCTAACGTCCACCCAGAGCTTGCGCTAAAACATGGCATAAAAGATCGCGATATGATGTGGATCCACAGCCCACAAGGCACGAAGATCAAAGTAAGATGCTACCACAGCTATATGGTAACTCCAGATAGAATTTGTATGCCTTACAACTTCGCTGGCGTTATGCAAGGTGTCGATCTCTCAGCTCGCTACCCAGAGGGCACTAAACCTTACGTTATCGGCGAGAGCTTTAACACAGTTACTAACTACGGATTTGACCCTGTTACTCAAATTTCAGAATTTAACGCAGGTCTTTGCCGCATAGAAAAAGCTGAAGAGAACACCTTTAAAACATCGTTTTATCACGAGTATGGCGAAAGAGACGCCCTAGGTAAAGAGTAA
- a CDS encoding twin-arginine translocation signal domain-containing protein, whose protein sequence is MQGSRRDFLKKSLKVGAAGGVLAVSAVAKVTSDDLAPDDNGVVVGKSNKKEVLYKKSKNWETYYKIAY, encoded by the coding sequence ATGCAAGGATCAAGAAGAGATTTTCTTAAAAAATCTCTAAAAGTCGGTGCTGCCGGCGGAGTACTCGCAGTCTCAGCCGTAGCAAAAGTGACTAGTGATGACTTGGCTCCTGATGACAATGGCGTTGTCGTAGGCAAGTCTAACAAAAAAGAGGTGCTTTATAAAAAAAGCAAAAACTGGGAAACCTACTATAAAATCGCATACTAA
- a CDS encoding thioredoxin domain-containing protein: protein MKKVILASIIAATSLMAASDKQIEDFYSQMVDSSVKVKVADRHKVAGDIEAVVVKLSKDGNSQDEIVFTKGDFIFPDVIDLKEQKSYLAEVKKEVIAKGISKIYKDEDKANIIVLGSDPKKPTIIMFSDPECPYCRAELAKIETTLKDSNVEIVLTPVHDVSSLQKSSLIYKDAKAAKSDSDKVKILRKYYAEDYNVDDKSVSKEDVAKIDNLRKKYFAAGVRSVPFIVNKSDLK, encoded by the coding sequence ATGAAAAAAGTGATCTTAGCCTCAATCATCGCGGCAACTAGCCTAATGGCAGCAAGCGATAAGCAAATAGAGGACTTCTACTCTCAAATGGTTGATAGCAGCGTAAAAGTAAAGGTAGCTGACCGTCACAAAGTTGCAGGCGACATCGAAGCTGTCGTGGTAAAACTAAGCAAAGATGGCAACTCACAAGATGAGATAGTATTTACAAAAGGCGACTTCATCTTCCCAGACGTGATCGATCTAAAAGAGCAAAAATCATACCTAGCTGAAGTGAAAAAAGAGGTCATCGCAAAGGGAATTTCTAAAATTTATAAAGATGAAGACAAGGCAAACATCATCGTTCTTGGTAGCGACCCTAAAAAGCCAACTATCATAATGTTTTCAGACCCTGAGTGCCCATACTGCAGAGCTGAGCTAGCAAAGATCGAGACAACACTAAAAGATAGCAACGTTGAGATCGTCTTAACTCCAGTGCATGACGTCTCATCACTTCAAAAAAGCTCACTAATCTACAAAGATGCAAAAGCTGCTAAGAGTGACAGCGATAAGGTTAAAATTTTAAGAAAATACTACGCTGAAGACTACAATGTAGATGATAAGAGCGTTAGCAAAGAAGATGTCGCAAAGATCGACAATCTGCGCAAAAAATACTTTGCAGCTGGCGTTAGATCAGTGCCATTTATTGTAAATAAAAGTGATCTAAAATAA
- the selB gene encoding selenocysteine-specific translation elongation factor, with the protein MSLIIGTAGHIDHGKTALIKELNGFEGDNLEEEKKRGITIDLSFSNLSKNDENIAFIDVPGHENLIKTMISGAYGFDACLFVVAANDGLMPQSLEHLEILNLLCVKSIIVALTKCDLVDEATINLRKKEIRDEISKFKNLQILEIFAVSIKDKASIDELRNYLFTLRAKKRDEEGVFRYYIDRVFSLKGIGNVVTGTVIEGSVSKNEKLFNYDAGKEVLVRSVQSHDKFVDSAGVSSRVALNLTGIELSELKKGQLLSKKGFFRGFREVDAVVTAKNLIHSQSVTFCVGAKNVPAKVLILSQKDDSYFVSFKFQSDMFLKFDEAFVLISDARVIGGGRVLNPVLEPLKKAGKILFLASLLRRDFVEAFSILKEAHKNGFGIISSYQRFGLNHEEAVAIAKKVSNVFVDEKALNIYDLSAVERIKSAIKFMIEKNEFAVFSAQSISLKLAWASQNLAQKALDELESANLIAKDSGVYTKKGVDLSKLKVRLEEKIYEILESGKLAPTAPYNIYDDLEIDRVSGDNALKKLTAMGRVIRLEHNLFITRNSLKMALDKLRGIIKNQGFVNVTNAKDALNLSRKYVIAYLEQLDLESDIMKQGNDRVFRG; encoded by the coding sequence ATGAGTTTAATAATAGGAACAGCAGGGCATATCGACCACGGAAAAACCGCGCTTATAAAGGAGCTAAACGGCTTTGAAGGGGATAATCTTGAGGAGGAGAAAAAGCGTGGCATAACGATTGATCTAAGCTTTTCAAATTTAAGCAAAAATGATGAGAATATCGCATTTATCGACGTGCCAGGGCATGAAAATCTCATAAAAACGATGATAAGTGGCGCATACGGCTTTGATGCGTGCTTGTTTGTGGTGGCGGCAAATGACGGGCTTATGCCTCAAAGCTTGGAGCACCTTGAAATTTTAAATCTCCTTTGTGTGAAATCTATAATCGTAGCGCTTACAAAATGCGATCTCGTAGATGAAGCAACTATAAATTTAAGAAAAAAAGAGATAAGAGATGAAATTTCTAAATTTAAAAACCTGCAAATTTTAGAAATTTTTGCCGTTAGCATAAAGGATAAGGCAAGCATCGATGAGCTTAGAAACTACCTCTTTACGCTAAGAGCCAAAAAGCGCGATGAGGAGGGCGTTTTTAGATACTACATCGATAGGGTGTTTAGCTTAAAAGGTATCGGAAATGTCGTAACTGGCACTGTGATAGAAGGAAGCGTTAGTAAAAACGAGAAGCTTTTTAACTACGACGCTGGCAAAGAGGTGCTAGTAAGAAGCGTGCAAAGCCACGATAAATTCGTTGATAGCGCCGGAGTTAGCAGCCGCGTGGCGCTTAATCTAACTGGCATAGAGCTTAGCGAGCTAAAAAAGGGTCAGCTACTTAGCAAAAAGGGCTTTTTTAGGGGATTTAGAGAGGTTGATGCAGTCGTAACTGCTAAAAATCTCATCCACTCTCAAAGCGTAACCTTTTGCGTGGGCGCTAAAAACGTGCCCGCAAAGGTGCTAATCCTTAGCCAAAAAGATGATAGCTACTTTGTGAGCTTTAAATTTCAAAGCGATATGTTTTTGAAATTTGACGAGGCCTTTGTGCTCATCTCAGACGCGCGCGTGATAGGCGGTGGCAGAGTGCTAAACCCAGTGCTTGAGCCACTAAAAAAGGCTGGCAAAATTCTCTTTTTAGCCTCGCTTTTAAGGCGTGACTTTGTTGAGGCATTTTCTATCTTAAAAGAGGCTCACAAAAATGGCTTTGGCATCATCTCTTCTTATCAAAGATTTGGTCTAAACCACGAAGAGGCCGTGGCTATTGCCAAAAAAGTCTCAAATGTCTTTGTCGATGAAAAGGCTTTAAATATCTACGATCTAAGCGCGGTTGAGCGGATAAAATCAGCCATTAAATTTATGATAGAAAAGAATGAATTTGCTGTCTTTTCAGCTCAAAGTATCAGCCTAAAACTTGCTTGGGCTAGCCAAAATTTAGCCCAAAAAGCGCTTGACGAGCTTGAAAGTGCAAATTTGATCGCCAAAGATAGCGGTGTCTATACCAAAAAAGGCGTTGATCTTAGCAAGTTAAAAGTAAGGCTTGAAGAGAAAATTTATGAAATTTTAGAAAGTGGCAAGCTAGCCCCAACGGCGCCATATAATATATATGATGATCTAGAGATAGATAGGGTTAGTGGCGACAATGCCCTTAAAAAACTTACTGCAATGGGTAGGGTCATAAGGCTGGAGCATAACCTTTTTATCACTAGAAATTCACTAAAAATGGCACTTGATAAGCTAAGAGGGATCATAAAAAATCAAGGCTTTGTAAATGTCACAAATGCCAAGGATGCGCTAAATTTAAGTAGAAAATATGTAATCGCCTACCTCGAGCAGCTTGATCTTGAGAGTGACATAATGAAGCAGGGAAATGATAGAGTTTTTCGCGGTTAG
- the selA gene encoding L-seryl-tRNA(Sec) selenium transferase: MNDLRNIPQVDKIIKNEAFSGLDTSLVTMLARQILDEVRAKILNENASFESEEIINLILDEYDKFNEASLQRVLNLTGVAIHTNLARSVIDKEILSRATPVITGYSNLEYNLKTGSRGNRYDYVGSLIARAFGFEDAIVVNNNASAVFLVLNTFAKGREVVVSRGELVEIGGSFRVPEVMANAGCILKEVGTTNKTRLKDYEEAISEDTAMLVKVHRSNFDIVGFSEESSANELSELANRRNLIDYFDLGSGFYGNLPFNLDKNEPDLKNLKDVSLVSFSGDKLLGAVQCGIIVGKKELIAKLRKNQLLRMLRVDKVIISLLAESIKAYLNKEFELITTQKLLHKSVKELENLANFINKNLKNPLEIVRTQTFVGGGAMPNKKLPSVALAFSGEANLNELKFRQKKVIGRIENDKFMLDLRSLLDEDVETLIKIINETEEK, translated from the coding sequence TTGAACGATTTAAGAAATATCCCACAAGTTGATAAGATCATAAAAAACGAAGCATTTTCGGGGCTTGACACGAGTTTAGTCACTATGCTTGCAAGGCAAATTTTAGATGAGGTTAGGGCTAAAATTTTAAATGAAAATGCTAGCTTTGAGAGCGAAGAGATAATAAATTTGATCCTAGATGAGTATGATAAATTTAACGAAGCCAGCCTTCAAAGAGTGCTAAATTTAACTGGCGTTGCCATACACACAAATCTTGCTAGAAGCGTTATAGATAAAGAAATTTTAAGCCGAGCAACACCTGTTATCACGGGCTACTCAAACCTAGAGTACAACCTAAAAACAGGCAGCCGCGGCAATAGATATGACTACGTTGGCTCGCTAATAGCAAGAGCCTTTGGTTTTGAGGACGCCATCGTTGTAAATAACAACGCAAGCGCTGTATTTTTGGTGCTAAACACCTTTGCAAAGGGCAGGGAGGTGGTCGTTAGCAGGGGCGAGCTAGTCGAGATCGGCGGTAGTTTTAGAGTGCCAGAGGTGATGGCAAACGCAGGCTGCATCCTAAAAGAGGTCGGCACTACAAACAAAACTAGGCTAAAGGACTACGAAGAGGCGATCAGTGAAGATACGGCGATGCTTGTAAAGGTTCATAGATCAAATTTTGACATCGTGGGCTTTAGCGAAGAGAGCTCGGCAAATGAGCTTAGCGAGCTAGCAAATAGGCGAAATTTGATAGATTATTTCGATCTTGGCAGTGGATTTTACGGAAATTTACCATTTAACTTAGACAAAAACGAGCCAGATCTAAAAAATTTAAAAGATGTTTCGCTAGTTAGCTTTAGCGGTGACAAGCTGCTTGGTGCAGTGCAGTGTGGCATAATAGTCGGCAAAAAAGAGCTCATAGCAAAGCTTAGGAAAAACCAGCTTTTAAGAATGCTTCGCGTCGATAAAGTGATCATCTCGCTTTTGGCTGAGAGCATAAAAGCCTATCTAAACAAAGAATTTGAGCTTATCACAACGCAAAAACTGCTTCACAAAAGCGTAAAAGAGCTTGAAAACTTAGCAAATTTTATAAATAAAAATTTAAAAAATCCACTTGAGATAGTGCGCACACAAACCTTCGTAGGGGGCGGTGCTATGCCAAATAAAAAGTTGCCAAGCGTGGCGCTTGCATTTAGTGGAGAGGCAAATTTAAACGAGCTAAAATTTAGGCAAAAAAAGGTGATCGGACGCATAGAAAATGACAAATTTATGCTAGATCTTAGATCGCTTCTTGATGAGGACGTAGAGACGCTAATAAAAATAATAAATGAAACGGAAGAAAAATGA
- a CDS encoding 4Fe-4S binding protein — protein MKEFGFYNDFDDALMLNEQIEINNENGDYLVSNSPKLKANIIAPEINFYLKNTTASVLEKAKNTLLLYEARASAFDMAKDVDYEKEVGKNVVIVSNSGRAELANLLKENGYKVIELTHFEVKFIYGAAGELSVLVLRANDEFEVDCDFFLVENARDYMLKQSGCYEISGLKDEKVVEILNAKSPKFRYKSFTQYDSSICQYHERRTEICGRCAEVCPTVAILKEDATKHLIFSQIDCTNCGNCISVCPSGALDYTLMPQSSFAAVAKLYKGKTPLIVPEEMSLDELNVSLPENVLPFAISAAHFLSQTHFLTLLQESGSSVILYSKSLGKGEKDAISILNQIYELKFKETAIHHAKDKASLENALKKAKLIDGSQHSMTEYALPKREIFAKRLEFIVGESDLGVVKSGEMIRYGEVTINADTCTLCLSCVGACNVSALVADKKTNSILFNPSVCTACGYCELSCAEKNTISLEVGKIALKPEFFVYSELAHDELFACVECGKEFATKKAVEKIASIMQPRFGNDRAKIKSLYCCADCKAKIMVQAQLNAMKEDLLNG, from the coding sequence ATGAAAGAATTTGGCTTTTATAACGATTTTGACGATGCTTTGATGCTAAACGAGCAGATAGAGATCAACAACGAAAATGGCGACTATCTAGTCTCAAACTCTCCAAAGCTAAAAGCAAACATCATCGCACCTGAGATAAATTTCTACCTTAAAAATACCACCGCAAGCGTCTTAGAAAAAGCCAAAAATACCCTTTTACTCTACGAGGCAAGAGCGAGCGCCTTTGATATGGCAAAGGATGTGGATTACGAAAAAGAGGTCGGCAAAAATGTCGTCATTGTTAGCAACTCAGGCCGAGCAGAGCTAGCAAATTTACTAAAAGAAAATGGCTACAAAGTGATAGAGCTTACGCATTTTGAAGTCAAATTTATATACGGCGCAGCTGGCGAGCTAAGCGTTTTGGTGCTTAGAGCAAATGACGAATTTGAGGTTGATTGCGACTTTTTCTTGGTTGAAAACGCAAGGGACTATATGCTAAAACAAAGCGGCTGCTACGAAATTTCAGGGCTAAAAGATGAAAAAGTGGTTGAAATTTTAAATGCAAAAAGCCCAAAATTTAGATACAAAAGCTTTACCCAATACGACTCATCAATCTGTCAGTATCACGAGCGCAGGACTGAAATTTGCGGTCGTTGCGCCGAAGTTTGCCCAACAGTTGCTATCTTAAAAGAGGACGCGACAAAGCACCTCATCTTTTCACAGATAGATTGCACAAACTGCGGAAACTGCATCAGCGTCTGCCCTAGTGGCGCGCTCGACTACACACTAATGCCACAAAGCTCATTTGCCGCTGTGGCAAAGCTTTACAAAGGCAAGACCCCTCTTATCGTGCCTGAGGAGATGAGTCTAGATGAGCTAAATGTGAGCCTACCAGAAAATGTCCTACCTTTTGCCATCTCAGCCGCCCACTTCTTAAGCCAAACGCACTTTTTGACACTTCTTCAAGAGAGTGGCTCGAGTGTGATTTTATATAGCAAGAGCCTTGGCAAGGGCGAAAAAGACGCCATTAGCATCTTAAATCAAATTTATGAGCTTAAATTTAAAGAGACCGCTATACACCACGCAAAAGACAAGGCTAGCCTTGAAAATGCGCTAAAAAAGGCTAAACTAATTGATGGCTCACAGCATTCAATGACAGAATACGCGCTGCCAAAGAGAGAAATTTTTGCCAAAAGGCTTGAGTTTATCGTAGGAGAGAGCGATCTTGGCGTCGTAAAAAGCGGCGAGATGATAAGATATGGCGAAGTCACGATAAATGCTGATACCTGTACGCTCTGCCTTAGCTGTGTTGGAGCTTGTAACGTAAGTGCTTTGGTGGCTGACAAGAAGACAAATTCTATTTTATTTAACCCAAGCGTTTGCACCGCCTGCGGCTACTGCGAGCTAAGCTGCGCTGAGAAAAACACCATCTCACTTGAGGTCGGCAAGATCGCTCTTAAGCCTGAGTTTTTCGTTTATAGCGAGCTTGCGCATGACGAGCTATTTGCCTGCGTGGAGTGTGGAAAAGAGTTTGCGACCAAAAAAGCGGTCGAGAAGATCGCATCGATCATGCAACCACGTTTTGGCAACGACAGAGCCAAGATCAAGTCGCTTTACTGCTGCGCTGACTGCAAGGCAAAGATCATGGTGCAAGCCCAGCTAAACGCGATGAAAGAGGATTTATTAAATGGATAA
- a CDS encoding TorD/DmsD family molecular chaperone: MDKNIIKARSYFYEFLAYPLFFHTSDEGFARWKEQLSYLAQNPLSEQSAKAFANLDKFSFDELTSEQNDVLFGFTNIPLSASFYEEGRDNGAARLRVIHCLKLSPYRRDKELCKDSEDYVGFIFLAMATFLNDEFNGAKNISDKLFGETLNLFIDEFGSLLLAHKNANFFRSYAIILKDFIELERAVLNLEAPAKPQGDSVAVAALKKEPYQSKMPTFKTKLHWEEFSPVISHEFKD, from the coding sequence ATGGATAAAAACATCATAAAAGCAAGGTCATATTTTTACGAATTTTTAGCATATCCACTCTTTTTTCACACGAGCGATGAGGGGTTTGCGAGATGGAAAGAGCAGCTTAGCTACCTAGCGCAAAATCCTTTGAGCGAGCAAAGCGCAAAGGCGTTTGCAAATTTAGATAAATTTAGCTTTGATGAGCTTACAAGCGAGCAAAATGACGTTCTTTTTGGCTTTACAAATATCCCTTTAAGCGCCTCATTTTATGAAGAGGGTAGAGATAACGGCGCGGCTAGACTTAGGGTGATACACTGCCTAAAGCTTAGCCCATATAGGCGTGATAAGGAGCTTTGCAAGGATAGCGAGGACTATGTCGGCTTTATATTTTTGGCGATGGCAACATTTTTAAATGACGAATTTAACGGCGCAAAAAATATCAGCGACAAGCTCTTTGGCGAGACTTTAAATTTATTTATAGATGAGTTTGGCTCGCTACTTTTGGCTCATAAAAATGCAAATTTCTTCCGCTCATATGCGATCATTTTAAAAGACTTCATCGAGCTTGAAAGAGCCGTTTTAAACCTAGAAGCACCAGCCAAGCCACAAGGCGATAGCGTTGCGGTTGCTGCGCTTAAAAAAGAGCCTTATCAAAGCAAGATGCCAACTTTTAAAACTAAGCTTCACTGGGAGGAATTCTCCCCAGTCATCTCACACGAGTTTAAAGACTAA
- a CDS encoding DUF6803 family protein gives MVMTHYMELLSLNQPYNLILFMVIPVGLTELLVAMEFLTMYHMDSGKNAGYKAVGKFAGIVLGVYFTALVIYFMAKIYPSIKWRGYADVIAVYSYLISVIPLLGIALLELNLIYKNASEKAKLKLHFFLLIFALIVAHVAMIFGMVDPTITGYKAENGEMGMHMNMPMNMPADMPMHDHHKMMQNMGEMHMNMMMQNMSDDNSTNMHMHH, from the coding sequence ATGGTAATGACACACTATATGGAGCTTTTATCGCTCAATCAACCTTACAATCTAATTCTCTTCATGGTGATACCTGTGGGGCTTACGGAGCTTTTAGTGGCGATGGAGTTTCTCACTATGTATCACATGGATAGCGGTAAAAATGCTGGCTATAAGGCTGTTGGCAAATTTGCTGGCATAGTGCTTGGGGTCTATTTTACAGCTCTTGTGATCTATTTTATGGCAAAAATTTATCCAAGTATAAAATGGCGTGGATATGCCGATGTCATCGCTGTCTACTCATATCTCATCAGCGTCATACCACTTCTTGGCATCGCGCTTTTAGAGCTAAATTTGATCTACAAAAACGCAAGCGAAAAGGCAAAGCTAAAGCTTCACTTTTTCCTACTCATATTTGCCTTGATCGTCGCACACGTCGCAATGATATTTGGCATGGTTGATCCTACCATAACTGGCTACAAGGCTGAAAACGGTGAGATGGGTATGCATATGAATATGCCAATGAACATGCCAGCAGATATGCCAATGCACGATCACCATAAGATGATGCAAAATATGGGTGAGATGCATATGAATATGATGATGCAAAATATGAGTGATGATAACTCAACTAATATGCACATGCATCACTAA